A single Blastopirellula retiformator DNA region contains:
- a CDS encoding DUF1559 family PulG-like putative transporter produces MALAAHIYHDVNQALPPAGFGENSTAEGWGRKASWLVRIMPALELSAAADSSFFINSSFDMMNASWAAPARHWQAAAQLRAPVFNCPSSPLPTTRKYATNGPTQALGAPAEIEVQITDYASNGGCAFVGGTVGDWNPRAFWDYSGINCDNGVIPMILRDYPPPQFQGSIVGFQDITDGTSNTAMFGEQSDFHEGNPDNEKDSRASHVTGGLWSCSTGTSSSTISNHVVTYFAINYPGNSWWSQGGWWGNSATWINTAYRSAHPGGVQFVFCDGSVHFISETVDHKPDEFVDNNVLENLANRHDGFVVDQF; encoded by the coding sequence ATGGCGTTAGCCGCTCATATCTACCACGACGTCAACCAGGCGCTGCCGCCGGCCGGGTTTGGCGAAAACAGCACGGCCGAAGGCTGGGGCCGAAAAGCCTCTTGGCTGGTCCGCATCATGCCGGCGCTCGAATTGAGCGCAGCCGCCGATAGCTCCTTCTTCATCAACTCGTCGTTCGACATGATGAACGCCAGCTGGGCGGCGCCAGCGCGGCATTGGCAAGCGGCCGCGCAGCTGCGTGCTCCCGTCTTCAACTGCCCTTCGAGCCCGCTGCCGACTACCCGCAAGTACGCCACCAATGGTCCGACGCAAGCGCTGGGCGCTCCGGCGGAAATTGAAGTTCAAATCACCGACTACGCTTCCAACGGCGGCTGTGCTTTTGTCGGCGGTACGGTTGGTGACTGGAATCCGCGGGCATTCTGGGACTATAGCGGCATCAACTGCGACAACGGCGTGATCCCGATGATCTTGCGTGACTATCCGCCGCCGCAATTTCAAGGCTCGATCGTCGGCTTTCAGGACATCACCGATGGTACGTCCAATACGGCCATGTTCGGCGAGCAATCCGATTTCCACGAAGGAAACCCCGATAACGAGAAAGACTCGCGCGCTTCGCACGTCACCGGCGGGCTCTGGTCTTGCAGCACCGGCACTTCCAGCAGCACGATTTCTAATCACGTCGTCACCTACTTTGCGATCAACTACCCCGGCAACAGTTGGTGGTCGCAAGGGGGCTGGTGGGGCAACAGCGCGACCTGGATCAACACCGCGTATCGCTCGGCGCATCCTGGCGGCGTGCAGTTCGTCTTTTGCGACGGTTCGGTTCACTTCATCTCCGAGACGGTCGATCACAAGCCGGACGAATTCGTCGACAACAACGTGCTAGAGAACTTGGCGAATCGGCACGATGGATTTGTCGTCGACCAGTTCTAG
- a CDS encoding aminotransferase class V-fold PLP-dependent enzyme, which yields MSLPTPWDQFRQEMTIAPEWAYFDHSSVSPLPRRTANLIRQYVDQAAAGGNLHWPDWARAVEKTRSKIASLVNADTDEIALLPNTTHGVSLVAGGFDWKPGDSVVVLNNEFPANLYPWMHLESIGVEVRQVQVEGAGPTLDDIVAAIDSTTRIVAVSWVAFATGYRLDIAKLTEMVHAHGALMFVDVIQALGVFPFDVKATGVDFFASTSQKWLMTPEGVGMFYIRREHLDKVRPLFVGPSSMVKPYDYDRIALEFADSARRFEGGSKNMIGYMALGGSLDLLMELGAGAEQSAVGDRVLEIGDLAVERLQSIGASIFSDREGDKRSGIISFEFPGQDPNQLRNLCVDAKVALSVRGGRLRISPHAYTNEEDVDRLVEALRSV from the coding sequence ATGAGTCTGCCCACCCCCTGGGACCAATTTCGTCAAGAGATGACCATCGCGCCGGAGTGGGCCTACTTCGATCACTCGTCGGTTTCCCCCCTCCCCCGGCGAACGGCCAATCTGATCCGTCAGTACGTCGACCAGGCGGCCGCCGGCGGAAATCTCCATTGGCCTGACTGGGCCAGAGCGGTCGAAAAGACCCGCAGTAAGATCGCCAGCCTGGTCAACGCCGATACGGACGAGATCGCCCTGCTCCCCAACACGACCCATGGGGTGTCGCTGGTCGCCGGAGGTTTTGACTGGAAACCGGGGGACAGCGTCGTTGTGCTCAATAACGAATTCCCCGCCAATCTGTATCCCTGGATGCATCTGGAGAGCATCGGCGTCGAAGTCCGTCAGGTGCAAGTCGAAGGCGCCGGACCGACGCTCGACGACATCGTCGCCGCGATCGACTCGACCACCCGTATCGTCGCCGTCAGTTGGGTCGCGTTCGCAACCGGTTATCGGCTCGACATCGCCAAGCTGACCGAGATGGTCCATGCCCATGGGGCGCTGATGTTTGTCGATGTGATTCAGGCGCTCGGCGTTTTCCCGTTCGACGTCAAAGCGACCGGCGTCGACTTCTTCGCTTCGACCAGTCAGAAGTGGCTGATGACGCCGGAGGGAGTCGGCATGTTCTACATCCGCCGCGAGCACCTCGACAAAGTCCGTCCGCTCTTCGTTGGTCCGTCGAGTATGGTCAAACCGTACGACTACGACCGGATCGCGCTCGAGTTCGCCGATAGCGCGCGGCGATTTGAAGGAGGCTCGAAAAATATGATCGGCTACATGGCGCTCGGCGGCAGCTTGGACCTGTTAATGGAGCTTGGCGCCGGCGCCGAGCAAAGCGCCGTCGGCGACCGCGTCTTGGAAATCGGCGACTTGGCGGTCGAGCGTTTGCAGTCGATTGGGGCGTCGATTTTCTCGGATCGTGAGGGAGATAAACGCTCTGGGATCATCTCCTTTGAGTTCCCGGGGCAAGACCCGAATCAACTGCGAAACCTTTGCGTCGACGCAAAGGTCGCGCTCAGCGTGCGCGGCGGTCGGCTGCGGATCAGTCCGCACGCCTACACCAACGAGGAAGATGTCGACCGCCTGGTAGAGGCGCTGCGCAGCGTTTGA
- a CDS encoding prenyltransferase/squalene oxidase repeat-containing protein, which translates to MTDRLNRRAALRCLAAGLPLAAGFAGNSSLQAADSALKTSWLTSTRKGLDWVARTQTRVGHWASQAYPTAMAALAGTALIASGSTTTQGPYAKNIRRVTDFIYSKRRDNGLIGDPLTDNRYTYGHGFSMLFLSQVLGEEEDEERREELINTLTKAVEFTVSAQTTSGGWGYVSAKDGNDFDEGSTTITQVQGLRGCRNAGIVVPSEVVERAKQYIYGCQNPDGGISYSSKNRGTSRPAITAASVCCLQNAGEYGGEVVDKMINYCKDNLHQIQTQQQAFSHWHYTYLYYAQVVYREGFRDREFWEAFRDRLYGEIVRKQRNDGAWDDTTVGPIYVTSCNLIMMQLDYGFLPIYQR; encoded by the coding sequence ATGACTGACAGATTAAATCGCCGAGCCGCTCTTCGTTGTCTGGCCGCAGGTCTACCTTTGGCCGCAGGATTTGCGGGCAATTCGTCGCTGCAGGCGGCTGACTCGGCGCTCAAGACAAGCTGGCTGACCTCCACGCGGAAAGGACTCGACTGGGTCGCCCGCACGCAAACCCGCGTCGGTCATTGGGCCAGTCAGGCCTATCCGACCGCGATGGCCGCGTTGGCGGGAACGGCCCTGATCGCCTCTGGTTCGACCACCACCCAAGGTCCGTACGCCAAAAACATCCGCCGCGTCACCGACTTCATCTACAGCAAACGGCGCGACAACGGTCTGATTGGCGATCCGCTGACCGACAATCGTTACACCTACGGCCACGGCTTCTCGATGCTCTTTCTCTCCCAGGTGTTGGGGGAAGAGGAAGATGAAGAAAGAAGAGAAGAGCTGATCAACACCTTGACCAAGGCGGTGGAGTTTACCGTCTCGGCCCAGACTACTTCTGGCGGTTGGGGATACGTCAGCGCGAAAGATGGCAACGACTTCGACGAAGGTTCGACCACCATCACCCAGGTGCAAGGCCTGCGCGGCTGTCGTAACGCCGGCATCGTGGTTCCGTCCGAAGTAGTTGAACGGGCCAAGCAGTACATCTACGGTTGTCAGAATCCGGATGGCGGCATCTCGTACAGTTCGAAGAATCGCGGCACGTCGCGTCCGGCGATCACCGCCGCGTCGGTTTGTTGTTTGCAGAACGCCGGCGAGTATGGTGGCGAAGTGGTCGACAAGATGATCAACTACTGCAAAGACAACCTGCACCAGATCCAAACGCAACAACAAGCGTTCAGCCATTGGCACTACACGTATCTCTATTACGCCCAGGTCGTCTATCGCGAAGGTTTCCGTGATCGCGAATTTTGGGAAGCGTTCCGTGATCGACTCTACGGCGAGATCGTTCGCAAGCAACGCAACGACGGCGCCTGGGACGACACGACCGTCGGCCCAATCTACGTCACGTCATGCAACCTGATCATGATGCAGTTGGACTACGGGTTCCTGCCGATCTATCAGCGGTAG